In Campylobacter vicugnae, a genomic segment contains:
- a CDS encoding c-type cytochrome — MKKIVLLIALACVGAFAADGAAIYKKCAVCHGQKADKKYLNKVPVLTEIDPAQRLADMKAYKAGAINGGKGKINMGAIMKGQMATLSDADMAAVNDYISTLK; from the coding sequence ATGAAAAAAATAGTTCTATTAATCGCATTAGCCTGTGTAGGTGCATTTGCTGCTGATGGTGCTGCAATTTATAAAAAATGTGCAGTTTGCCACGGACAAAAAGCTGACAAAAAATATCTAAATAAAGTTCCAGTTCTAACTGAAATTGACCCAGCTCAAAGATTAGCTGATATGAAAGCTTACAAAGCTGGCGCTATCAATGGTGGTAAAGGTAAAATCAATATGGGTGCCATCATGAAAGGTCAAATGGCAACTCTAAGTGATGCTGATATGGCAGCAGTTAATGACTATATCTCTACACTTAAATAA
- a CDS encoding TonB-dependent receptor, translated as MSSFILKYIILLSLGFVVANASSGYFIGVGSGINHSYIKEGNADVISDNNLGLSAKIGYIYDDNHRFSFAYKYNAKLTGDESYDIKINGYDLGKAKSNYKFTSHNFLLGYDYTPQINSNLRALAGVFAGYSLGVLDVSNSLIKEVANAVPNILDGFSYGAKLGVIYEVDSNWDIELGGKIMQTIYNNKEINLDFSHNGTTYKIENEPLNLKQLDTGVYLGVNYKF; from the coding sequence ATGAGTAGTTTTATTTTAAAATATATAATTTTATTATCACTGGGATTTGTTGTTGCTAATGCTAGTAGCGGGTATTTTATAGGAGTTGGAAGCGGGATAAATCATAGCTATATCAAAGAAGGTAATGCAGATGTAATCTCAGATAATAATCTTGGATTGTCTGCAAAAATTGGTTATATTTATGATGATAATCATAGATTTTCCTTTGCTTATAAATATAATGCAAAGCTTACAGGAGATGAAAGTTATGATATCAAAATAAATGGATATGATCTAGGCAAGGCTAAATCAAACTATAAATTTACAAGCCATAATTTTTTACTAGGTTATGATTATACTCCACAAATTAATAGCAATTTAAGAGCATTGGCTGGGGTATTTGCTGGTTACTCTTTGGGTGTGTTAGATGTGAGCAATAGCCTGATAAAAGAGGTAGCAAATGCTGTGCCAAATATCTTAGATGGATTTAGTTATGGGGCTAAATTAGGTGTAATCTATGAGGTTGATAGTAATTGGGATATAGAGTTAGGCGGTAAAATTATGCAAACTATATATAATAACAAAGAGATAAATCTGGATTTCTCTCATAATGGAACAACATATAAAATAGAAAATGAGCCTCTTAATCTAAAACAGCTTGATACTGGAGTATATCTTGGGGTTAATTATAAATTTTGA
- the gmhB gene encoding D-glycero-beta-D-manno-heptose 1,7-bisphosphate 7-phosphatase: protein MEKIKALFLDRDGVINYDPGYVYRIEDFEFMPGIFEALAGFMALGYEIFVVTNQSGIGRGYYSEDDFAKLSKYMIDEFKSYGVEIKKIYHCPHTPSDDCNCRKPKPGMILQALDEFNISLKDSLMIGDKPSDLEAARRAGVESGYLIGDEFKSVLEVLEHIKGQK, encoded by the coding sequence ATGGAAAAGATTAAAGCACTATTTTTAGATCGTGATGGGGTGATAAATTACGACCCTGGTTATGTTTATCGTATAGAAGATTTTGAGTTTATGCCTGGAATTTTTGAGGCTTTGGCTGGATTTATGGCGCTTGGATATGAGATTTTTGTAGTTACAAATCAATCTGGAATTGGTAGGGGATATTATAGTGAAGATGATTTTGCAAAGCTTAGCAAGTATATGATTGATGAGTTTAAATCTTATGGTGTTGAGATTAAAAAAATATACCACTGCCCTCACACTCCAAGCGATGATTGTAATTGTAGAAAGCCTAAGCCTGGAATGATATTGCAGGCTTTAGATGAATTTAATATTAGTTTAAAAGATTCATTAATGATAGGAGATAAGCCAAGCGATTTAGAAGCAGCACGAAGAGCTGGAGTAGAAAGTGGCTATTTAATCGGCGATGAATTTAAAAGCGTATTAGAAGTTTTAGAGCATATAAAAGGACAAAAATGA
- a CDS encoding RICIN domain-containing protein, which yields MRIDSNNNNIKRVLKHISNFLLLPLSILISISILSGCSSKNIDSINNSNLVTASFTNGNGMFLKLDDSKGFVGDSIKAPDELKAPDRNPNISSENIRPILKASMLSDEFTPPLSLRSLDTGLPLIVNLNKSDETFNWNLREVKAFNPSIISSIKSIDNFRNLKFEYIQFVSTNNIDMCLAIDESGLFTLKSCSDDLNNKKFETVYQLIPMNTDAVQIRSLVLNGKECISTFENPNLEPWQRVGINRCTLDETFIADIKRLWAIMPELKAAMVLLPVE from the coding sequence TTGAGAATAGATAGCAATAACAACAATATAAAAAGAGTACTAAAGCATATATCAAACTTTTTATTACTACCACTAAGTATATTAATATCCATATCCATACTTAGTGGATGTTCATCTAAAAATATAGATAGTATTAATAATAGCAACCTTGTTACCGCTTCTTTTACTAATGGTAATGGAATGTTTTTAAAACTAGATGATTCTAAAGGATTTGTAGGAGATAGCATTAAAGCCCCAGATGAATTAAAAGCTCCTGATAGAAATCCTAATATAAGCAGTGAGAATATTAGGCCTATATTAAAAGCATCTATGCTAAGTGATGAGTTTACTCCACCACTAAGTCTTAGATCACTTGATACTGGCTTACCTCTTATAGTAAATTTAAATAAGTCAGATGAGACATTTAATTGGAATTTAAGAGAGGTAAAGGCATTTAACCCAAGTATAATAAGTAGTATAAAATCAATTGATAATTTTAGAAATCTTAAATTTGAGTATATACAGTTTGTATCAACTAATAATATTGATATGTGCTTAGCAATTGATGAGAGTGGGCTATTTACTCTAAAGAGTTGTAGTGATGATTTAAATAATAAGAAGTTTGAGACTGTATATCAGCTAATACCAATGAATACTGATGCAGTACAGATTAGATCACTTGTATTAAATGGTAAAGAGTGTATAAGTACATTTGAAAATCCAAATCTAGAGCCTTGGCAAAGAGTTGGTATAAATAGATGTACATTAGATGAAACCTTTATAGCTGATATAAAAAGATTATGGGCTATAATGCCTGAGCTTAAAGCTGCGATGGTGTTGTTGCCAGTGGAGTAG
- a CDS encoding pyridoxamine 5'-phosphate oxidase family protein, with amino-acid sequence MENVAKKIAQFKAKFETIMIASLSSKNQVICSNTPLLQSNLGNFICISKSAEHFDSISTNPNNIEVMFIEDEQNANILARKRLKYRANAVYLPKSSQIFDQVFAEFEAMDEMYSVIKNMADFHIFKLEFGKGRAVFGFGQAYDIDGDIITKVIANHRKKVKI; translated from the coding sequence ATGGAAAATGTAGCAAAAAAGATAGCTCAATTTAAGGCTAAATTTGAAACTATAATGATTGCAAGTCTTAGTAGCAAAAATCAAGTAATCTGTTCAAATACGCCATTGTTGCAAAGTAATTTGGGTAATTTTATCTGCATTAGTAAGTCAGCTGAGCATTTTGATTCAATAAGCACAAATCCGAATAATATAGAAGTTATGTTTATAGAAGATGAGCAAAATGCAAATATACTAGCTAGAAAACGGCTAAAATATAGAGCCAATGCGGTATATTTACCTAAAAGCTCGCAAATTTTTGATCAGGTTTTTGCCGAATTTGAGGCTATGGATGAGATGTATAGCGTGATTAAAAATATGGCTGATTTTCATATTTTTAAGCTTGAATTTGGCAAAGGTAGGGCTGTTTTTGGTTTTGGGCAAGCATATGATATCGATGGCGATATAATTACTAAAGTTATAGCCAATCACCGTAAAAAAGTAAAAATTTAA
- a CDS encoding ribose-phosphate pyrophosphokinase, translating into MRGYKIFSGTANVEFSKMVAKYLGIPLSEASIKRFSDGEISVQIGESVRGKDVFIIQPTCAPANINLMELLILTDALKRSSASSITAVVPYFGYARQDRKAAPRVPITAKLVANMMQTAGIDRVVTMDLHAGQIQGFFDIPVDNLYGTIVFLDYVKSKNLKNPIVASPDVGGVARARSLAKSLNLDMVIVDKRREKANESEVMNIIGDVNGKDVILIDDMIDTAGTIVKAAEVFKKNGATSVMAFCTHPVLSGPAYERINSGALDELVTTDTIPLKEQSPYIKVLSTAPLFGEVIRRVYHDESVNSLFY; encoded by the coding sequence ATGCGTGGATATAAGATTTTTTCTGGGACAGCAAATGTAGAGTTTTCAAAAATGGTGGCTAAATATCTTGGAATTCCGCTTAGCGAAGCTAGTATAAAGAGATTTAGCGATGGAGAGATTAGCGTACAAATAGGCGAAAGTGTGCGGGGTAAAGATGTTTTTATCATTCAGCCAACCTGTGCTCCAGCCAATATAAATTTAATGGAGCTACTAATCCTAACTGATGCTCTAAAACGCTCAAGTGCAAGCTCTATAACAGCAGTGGTACCATACTTTGGCTATGCTAGACAAGATAGAAAAGCTGCTCCAAGAGTACCAATCACAGCTAAACTAGTAGCAAATATGATGCAAACAGCTGGTATAGATAGAGTAGTTACTATGGATCTTCACGCTGGACAAATTCAAGGATTTTTTGATATTCCAGTAGATAATCTATATGGAACTATTGTATTTTTAGACTATGTAAAGAGTAAAAATCTTAAAAATCCTATTGTGGCAAGCCCTGATGTAGGTGGCGTAGCACGCGCTAGAAGTCTAGCTAAAAGCCTAAATTTAGATATGGTAATAGTAGATAAACGCCGTGAAAAAGCAAATGAGAGCGAAGTGATGAATATCATAGGTGATGTAAATGGCAAAGATGTCATACTCATTGATGATATGATAGATACAGCTGGCACCATTGTCAAAGCAGCTGAAGTCTTCAAAAAAAATGGAGCCACAAGCGTAATGGCGTTTTGCACACACCCGGTTCTAAGCGGCCCAGCATATGAGAGAATCAACAGCGGAGCCTTAGATGAGCTAGTAACTACAGATACTATTCCATTAAAAGAGCAAAGTCCATATATTAAAGTTTTAAGCACTGCTCCATTATTTGGCGAGGTTATCCGTAGAGTATATCACGATGAAAGTGTAAATAGTCTGTTTTATTAA
- the ccoS gene encoding cbb3-type cytochrome oxidase assembly protein CcoS: MGGVIAIMLGISTLLGAAALFGLLWGVKTRQFDDYSKFLDGTKFDSEDALNDAINLEKRKKELIKKNNKDSGYRPPD, encoded by the coding sequence ATGGGTGGTGTGATAGCTATAATGCTAGGGATCTCTACTTTGCTTGGTGCTGCTGCACTTTTTGGGCTTTTGTGGGGAGTAAAAACTAGGCAATTTGATGATTATTCAAAATTTTTAGATGGTACCAAATTTGATAGTGAAGATGCACTAAATGATGCTATAAATTTAGAAAAACGCAAAAAAGAGTTGATAAAAAAGAATAATAAAGATAGCGGATATAGGCCACCAGATTAA
- a CDS encoding heavy metal translocating P-type ATPase, with product MGNFICLHCKGEFDQSAAISDESGHEFCCNGCMNVYGFLNSHNLSEFYDKLGNQKHFKAPNLTKIDTEVFYKNYVKNSDGFCEIYLIIEGIHCSACVWLNEKVLISSDGIIEVSLNSASQKAHIKWDNSIITLDQILHKISSIGYTPIPYDPQKADARASQKRREFYAKMLVGIFCTMNIMWVAVALYGGYFSGMSKDIKDILHFAEFILASPVLFYTGSEFFKGAYYAIKNRQANMDLSIASGASIAYFYSVYAMLSRNGEVYFDSVAMIITFVFIGKFLEVISKKKSIDTLDLLGSLLVNQIYVKSNDKFELKDVNDVKLGDIIKVRSGERVMIDGSVVSGAGSFDLSSITGESLPVVIGSGGKIVSGAMCIDGSVEYEATELFKSSVLSKIIDLLNKASFKKPNIELLANQISAKFSLAILLLGLGTFGVWLFNSEQISTAIIVAISVIIIACPCALSLATPVATLIALSSAMRGGIIFKEAKVIESLAKCSCVVFDKTGTLTKSKLSVIKAIKLKEYNPDLLYSLALASTHPVSVAIRDFSVNKQLNLSDIKNHSGLGMSAKYGDLTIYGGSSRFMSKLGFGEFEASGLNYYFAIDGEVVAKFELEDELRDESISVIKSLKNNGYKVVMLTGDNEIVANKVAKKLGISEFYASKDPLQKSQIINELNEKTPVVMVGDGVNDVVALSMASVGICMGSGAQISVERSDVVLLDDNLNSLVKALNLSRLTFKTIKQNLGFTLIYNALTIPLAMAGFIIPLFAAISMSFSSIIVVLNSTKIRLKG from the coding sequence ATGGGAAATTTTATCTGTTTGCACTGTAAGGGCGAGTTTGATCAAAGTGCTGCTATAAGCGATGAGAGTGGGCATGAGTTTTGCTGTAATGGATGTATGAATGTATATGGATTTTTAAACTCTCATAATCTATCTGAATTCTACGATAAACTAGGCAATCAAAAGCACTTCAAAGCGCCAAATTTAACTAAAATTGATACTGAAGTATTTTATAAAAATTATGTAAAAAATAGCGATGGATTTTGTGAAATTTATCTGATTATAGAAGGAATTCACTGCTCAGCTTGTGTATGGCTAAATGAAAAAGTATTAATCTCAAGTGATGGAATTATAGAAGTATCGCTAAACTCAGCCAGTCAAAAAGCACATATAAAATGGGATAATAGCATAATTACCTTAGATCAAATTTTGCATAAAATTAGCTCTATTGGCTATACTCCAATCCCATATGATCCACAAAAAGCCGATGCAAGAGCAAGTCAAAAGCGTCGTGAATTCTATGCTAAAATGCTTGTAGGGATATTTTGTACGATGAATATTATGTGGGTGGCAGTGGCTTTATATGGTGGATACTTTAGTGGAATGAGTAAGGATATAAAAGATATCTTGCATTTTGCGGAGTTTATTTTGGCCTCTCCGGTGCTTTTTTATACTGGTAGTGAGTTTTTTAAAGGGGCATATTATGCTATTAAAAACCGCCAAGCTAATATGGATTTAAGTATTGCTTCTGGGGCTAGTATAGCATATTTTTATTCAGTATATGCGATGCTTAGTAGAAATGGCGAGGTATATTTTGACTCTGTAGCTATGATTATTACTTTTGTATTTATTGGTAAATTTCTTGAGGTTATTAGCAAGAAAAAATCAATAGATACTCTTGATCTGCTTGGTTCTCTTTTAGTAAATCAAATTTATGTAAAATCTAATGATAAATTTGAGTTAAAAGATGTCAATGATGTAAAATTAGGAGATATCATCAAGGTGCGTAGCGGTGAGCGTGTAATGATTGATGGTAGCGTAGTTAGTGGAGCAGGTAGCTTTGATTTAAGTAGCATTACTGGAGAGAGTTTGCCAGTAGTAATTGGCTCTGGTGGCAAGATTGTAAGTGGAGCTATGTGCATAGATGGAAGTGTAGAGTATGAAGCAACTGAGCTTTTTAAAAGTTCAGTTCTTAGTAAGATTATCGATCTTTTAAATAAAGCAAGCTTTAAAAAACCAAATATAGAGCTTTTAGCCAATCAAATTTCAGCTAAGTTCTCTTTAGCGATTTTGCTTTTAGGGCTTGGAACATTTGGGGTATGGCTGTTTAATTCTGAACAGATTAGCACAGCAATTATAGTAGCTATTAGTGTGATTATTATTGCTTGTCCATGCGCTTTAAGTCTTGCTACACCAGTTGCTACTTTAATAGCATTAAGTAGCGCAATGCGTGGCGGGATAATCTTTAAAGAGGCTAAGGTAATTGAGAGTTTAGCAAAGTGTAGTTGCGTTGTGTTTGATAAGACTGGTACTCTAACAAAATCAAAACTAAGTGTAATTAAAGCAATAAAACTAAAAGAGTATAATCCAGATTTACTATACTCTTTAGCCCTTGCTTCTACTCATCCAGTAAGTGTAGCAATTAGAGATTTTAGTGTTAATAAACAGCTAAATTTAAGTGATATAAAAAACCATAGCGGTCTAGGAATGAGTGCAAAATATGGCGATTTAACTATTTATGGTGGTAGTTCGCGATTTATGAGTAAGTTAGGATTTGGAGAGTTTGAAGCTAGTGGGCTTAATTATTATTTTGCTATAGATGGCGAAGTTGTGGCTAAATTTGAGCTTGAAGATGAGCTAAGAGATGAGTCTATAAGCGTGATAAAATCTCTTAAAAATAATGGATATAAGGTAGTGATGCTAACTGGAGATAATGAAATAGTCGCTAATAAAGTTGCTAAAAAATTGGGAATTAGTGAGTTTTATGCTAGTAAAGATCCATTACAAAAGTCGCAAATTATTAATGAATTAAATGAAAAAACTCCAGTAGTAATGGTAGGAGATGGGGTTAATGATGTAGTTGCGCTAAGTATGGCTAGTGTGGGTATTTGTATGGGTAGTGGAGCACAAATTAGCGTTGAAAGAAGCGATGTAGTGTTGCTAGATGATAATTTAAACTCACTTGTAAAAGCACTTAATCTTTCAAGATTAACATTTAAAACCATTAAGCAAAATTTAGGTTTTACTTTGATATACAATGCCCTTACTATTCCACTAGCTATGGCCGGGTTTATTATCCCGCTATTTGCGGCAATCTCGATGTCGTTTAGCTCTATTATAGTGGTATTAAACTCTACAAAAATTAGACTAAAAGGATAA